In Oryctolagus cuniculus chromosome X, mOryCun1.1, whole genome shotgun sequence, a single window of DNA contains:
- the LOC100359245 gene encoding thioredoxin — protein MVKQIESKSAFQEVLDSAGDKLVVVDFSATWCGPCKMIKPFFHALSEKFNNVVFIEVDVDDCQDIAAECEVKCMPTFQFFKKGQKVGEFSGANKEKLEATINELL, from the coding sequence ATGGTGAAGCAGATCGAAAGCAAGTCTGCTTTTCAGGAAGTCTTGGACAGCGCAGGAGATAAGCTCGTCGTGGTGGACTTCTCAGCCACGTGGTGTGGGCCCTGCAAAATGATCAAACCTTTCTTTCATGCCCTCTCTGAAAAATTTAACAACGTGGTGTTCATTGAAGTAGACGTGGATGACTGCCAGGATATTGCTGCAGAGTGTGAAGTCAAATGCATGCCGAccttccagttttttaaaaaggggcaAAAGGTGGGTGAATTTTCTGGAGCTAATAAGGAAAAGCTTGAAGCCACCATTAATGAACTACTCTAA